The following proteins are co-located in the Urocitellus parryii isolate mUroPar1 chromosome 15, mUroPar1.hap1, whole genome shotgun sequence genome:
- the Ankrd11 gene encoding ankyrin repeat domain-containing protein 11 isoform X5 — translation MPRGARSRTPQQEDFSPSSDMVEKQTGKKDKDKVSLTKTPKLDRSDGGKEVRERATKRKLPFTVGANGEQKDSDTEKQGPERKRIKKEPVARKSGLLFGMGLSGIRAGYPLSERQQVALLMQMTAEESANSPVDTTPKHPSQSAVCQKGTPSSASKTKDKVNKRNERGETRLHRAAIRGDARRIKELISEGADVNVKDFAGWTALHEACNRGYYDVAKQLLAAGAEVNTKGLDDDTPLHDAANNGHYKVVKLLLRYGGNPQQSNRKGETPLKVANSPTMVNLLLGKGTYTSSEESSTESSEEEDAPSFAPSSSVDGNNTDSEFEKGLKLKAKNPEPQKTVTPVKDEYEFDEDDEQDRVPPVDDKHLLKKDYRKEPKASSFVSIPKMEVKSYAKNSTTAPKKAAHRILSDTSDEEDAGLAVGAGEKLRLSAHTVLPGSKAREPPAPRQQKEKSKVKKKRKKEARGKEVRPGKRSDKLCSSGSERASSESEEDGDSVGSTGCRRGSPLVLKDPSLFSSLSASSTSSHGTSHADQHSKHWRADSWKAVSSPAWSQVSSLSDSSGTGLTSESDCSSEGSSVESLKPARRKQEHRKRGSLQSMAPEKRGGFHPSVDGAVPKLDKEGKVVKKHKTKHRHKNKEKGQCPGQELKLKSFTYEYEDPRPKADKAALLDSDVSAEGRLRVLKHDRDHLKREERLGRTKPEDKEWLFRDEKPLKRIKDVGRDGGRAFREEKDRAGRAERERLGKEKSPKEERLRPYKEERKKKARDRPPKPEKKGEAKEKALKEDKERLRREKAYREDAAFDDCCHRGHFLESEDTKLSLSDDQQDRWFSDLSDSSFDFKGEDSWDSPVTDYRDIKSDSVAKLILETVKEDSKEKKRDNKAREKRDLRDSFFRKKDRDYLDKSSEKRRDQVEKHRGLPSYLPDKDKKRRESSEGTRDPRDRRDALEGSRERKDVRLRPEEPHREELKECGCEGAFKDKPDCDLAKSLESWERHHAAREKEKKEKARSERHKDKSSDRDRGEKCPKDRDFDRCLKERKDGKEKHKDKDTHGRDRDRRAGLDQARERKDKAFPAAASEDSSEKREEKKGKEKSWYIADIFTDESEDEKEEYLASGLRAGEACEAPRVDALQEREDGRELPVADRHRKCPSDRPHEKPRDKEPKEKRKDRGAPEAGRDKKEKALEKHREKRDKDRKDRVLADATQERRSRQRPPEKVERKHPGEDRAKGKHKEKPDRERRASRGAEAERSLLERLEEEALQEGREEAHDKASEGSSDSFADRGPEPGLSALLEVSFSEPLEDKAREGPCLAERLREKERHRHSSSSSKKSHERERAKKEKAERKEKAEDYKDGGRREPGQYEKDFLDAEAYGITYAVKVDGEEELDKATDGFSEKRERSEPEREPPKKVEKELKPFGSSALGSLKEKRRREKHRERWREEKDKHRDRHHKEEPRPTVRDKEKGREEALKLGEAKPKEKPREGTEKERGDPTKISNGMDKLPPPRDPGKKDARPREKLLGDGDLMMTSFERMLSQKDLEIEERHKRHKERMRQMEKLRHRSGDPRLREKAKPADDTRKKGLDAAPKKPLGLDPPFKEKKAKESAATPPVPESKPPPGLGAEAKDWSAGPPLKEALPASPRPEQSRPAGVPTPTSLVSGPSYEELHTPRTPSCSADDYPDLVFDCTDTQHPLPTTSACSPPLYDRFSVASSGASEHPGQTPTRPVPTNLYRSISVDIRRTPEEEFSVGDKLFRQQSVPAASSFDSPGQHLMEDKAALPPVPAEKFACLSPGYYSPDYGLPSPKAATVSSAPSPEAVFPGLPAKPSPATRGDLLAPAIEGALPPDLGLPLDATEDQQATAAIIPPEPSYLEPLDEGPFNAVITEEPVEWAHPAAEQALSSTLVASASENPVSWPVGSDLLLKSPQRFPESPKHFCPAETLHTTVPGPFSTSEPPYPVSPGSYPLPATEPGLEEVKDDGAGAISVAVSTTEGATAYATPARLESFFSGCKSLPEAPLDVAPEPTCVTTVTQVEALGTLESSFLDGGHSLSALSQGEPVPWHDAFTSPEDDLDLGPFSLPDLPLQPKDSSDVETEPVEGSPVPPEESAPGAEGQPILPPDQASPPLPAESEPSEEPKLDVVLEAAVEAETVAGERTPEVLDSGSALAPGPPEQCPLGGGAEETKTEDPSATPHHAPDGPATDGMAQTPDSAEVTPAAVPVEGPPGSLQPEATDPEPKPTAEPPKAPKVEEVPQRMTRNRAQMLASQSKQSTPPTDKEPAPTPTPAARAKGRASEEEDAQAQHPRKRRFQRSSQQLQQQLNTSTQQTREVIQQTLAAIVDAIKLDDIEPYHSDRSNPYFEYLQIRKKIEEKRKILCYITPQAPQCYAEYVTYTGSYLLDGKPLSKLHIPVMPSGPPQPCLLCQFLPWSEQAPHICPGPVHPAGFLCASSGSLASNS, via the exons AGAAACAGGGTCCTGAGCGGAAGAGGATCAAGAAGGAGCCTGTCGCCCGCAAGTCCGGGCTGCTGTTCGGCATGGGGCTGTCTGGGATCCGAGCTGGCTACCCACTCTCTGAGCGCCAGCAGGTGGCTCTCCTCATGCAGATGACAGCGGAGGAGTCTGCCAACAGCCCAG TAGACACCACACCAAAGCACCCCTCCCAGTCTGCAGTGTGTCAGAAGGGAACGCCCAGCTCTGCCTCAAAAACCAAAGACAAAGTCAACAAGAGGAACGAGCGGGGCGAGACCCGCCTGCACCGTGCTGCCATCAGGGGGGATGCCCGACGCATCAAAGAGCTCATCAGCGAGGGCGCTGATGTCAATGTCAAGGACTTCGCAG GTTGGACAGCGCTGCACGAGGCCTGCAACCGTGGCTACTACGACGTCGCCAAGCAGCTGCTGGCCGCAGGCGCAGAGGTGAACACCAAGGGCCTGGACGACGACACACCACTGCACGACGCTGCCAACAACGGGCACTATAAG GTGGTAAAGTTGTTGCTGCGGTATGGAGGAAACCCTCAGCAGAGCAACAGGAAAGGGGAGACCCCGCTGAAAGTTGCCAACTCCCCAACTATGGTGAACCTGCTGCTGGGCAAAGGCACGTACACCTCCAGCGAGGAGAGCTCCACGG AGAGCTCCGAGGAGGAGGACGCCCCATCCTTTGCACCTTCCAGCTCAGTTGATGGCAACAACACGGACTCCGAGTTTGAGAAGGGCCTGAAGCTCAAGGCcaagaacccagagcctcagaagACTGTGACGCCTGTCAAGGACGAGTATGAGTTTGATGAGGACGATGAGCAGGACAGGGTCCCTCCCGTGGACGACAAGCATCTGCTGAAGAAAGACTATAGGAAAGAACCCAAGGCCAGCAGCTTCGTGTCAATCCCCAAGATGGAGGTCAAGAGCTATGCCAAGAACAGCACCACCGCGCCAAAGAAAGCCGCCCATCGCATCCTGTCCGACACCTCAGACGAGGAGGATGCCGGCCTGGCTGTGGGCGCGGGGGAGAAGCTGAGGCTCTCAGCGCACACAGTCCTGCCCGGCTCGAAGGCCCGCGAGCCCCCTGCACCCAGGCAGCAGAAGGAGAAGAGCAAAGTGAAGAAGAAGCGGAAGAAGGAGGCCCGGGGCAAGGAGGTGCGGCCTGGGAAGAGGAGTGATAAGCTGTGCTCCTCTGGGTCCGAGCGCGCATCCTCCGAGAGCGAGGAGGACGGGGACTCGGTGGGGAGCACGGGCTGCCGCAGAGGCTCCCCCCTGGTGCTGAAGGACCCCTCGCTCTTCAGCTCGCTGTCAGCCTCCTCCACCTCGTCCCATGGCACCAGCCACGCCGACCAGCACAGCAAGCACTGGCGCGCGGACAGCTGGAAGGCCGTGTCCTCCCCTGCCTGGTCGCAGGTCAGCTCACTGTCGGACTCATCAGGCACCGGCCTGACAAGCGAGTCAGACTGCTCCTCCGAGGGCTCCAGCGTGGAGTCCCTAAAGCCCGCGAGGAGGAAGCAGGAGCACCGCAAGAGGGGCAGCCTGCAGAGCATGGCTCCCGAGAAGAGGGGTGGCTTCCACCCCAGCGTGGACGGCGCCGTGCCCAAGCTAGACAAGGAGGGAAAAGTCGTCAAGAAACACAAGAcgaaacacagacacaaaaacaaGGAGAAGGGGCAGTGCCCCGGCCAGGAGCTGAAGCTGAAAAGCTTCACCTACGAGTACGAGGACCCCAGGCCCAAGGCCGACAAGGCCGCCCTCCTGGACAGCGACGTCTCCGCGGAGGGCAGGCTGCGGGTGTTGAAGCATGACCGAGACCACCTCaagagggaggagaggctgggcagGACGAAGCCCGAGGACAAGGAGTGGCTCTTCAGAGACGAGAAGCCACTGAAGAGGATCAAGGACGTGGGCAGGGACGGCGGCCGGGCCTTCCGGGAGGAAAAGGACCGGGCTGGCAGGGCTGAGCGGGAGAGGCTGGGCAAGGAGAAGTCCCCCAAGGAAGAGAGGCTGCGGCCGTacaaggaggagaggaagaagaaggccCGGGACCGGCCCCCCAAGCCGGAGAAGAAGGGCGAGGCCAAGGAGAAGGCCCTGAAGGAGGACAAGGAGAGGCTCCGGAGGGAGAAGGCCTACAGGGAGGACGCGGCCTTCGACGACTGCTGCCACCGGGGCCACTTCCTGGAGAGCGAGGACACCAAGCTCAGCCTGTCCGACGACCAGCAGGACAGGTGGTTTTCAGACCTCTCCGACTCCTCCTTTGACTTCAAAGGGGAGGACAGCTGGGACTCCCCGGTGACCGATTACAGGGACATCAAGAGTGACTCTGTGGCCAAACTCATCTTGGAAACGGTGAAAGAGGACAGTAAGGAGAAGAAGCGGGACAACAAGGCCCGGGAAAAACGAGATCTCAGAGACTCTTTCTTCCGAAAGAAGGACCGGGACTACTTGGACAAGAGCTCTGAGAAGAGGAGGGACCAGGTGGAGAAGCACCGGGGCCTTCCCAGCTACCTCCCCGACAAGGACAAGAAGAGGAGAGAGTCCTCGGAAGGCACACGGGACCCACGGGACCGGAGAGACGCCCTGGAGGGCTCCAGGGAGCGGAAGGATGTCCGCCTGCGGCCAGAGGAGCCGCACAGGGAGGAGCTGAAGGAGTGTGGCTGCGAGGGTGCCTTCAAGGACAAGCCCGACTGCGACCTCGCCAAGAGCCTGGAGTCCTGGGAGCGGCACCACGCAGCccgggagaaggagaagaaggagaaggctCGCTCCGAGAGGCACAAGGACAAGTCCAGCGACAGGGACCGAGGCGAGAAGTGTCCAAAGGACAGAGACTTTGACAGATGCCTCAAGGAGAGGAAGGATGGCAAGGAGAAGCACAAGGACAAGGACACACACGGCAGAGACCGAGACAGGAGGGCCGGCCTCGACCAGGCCCGGGAGAGGAAGGACAAGGCCTTCCCTGCAGCCGCCTCCGAGGACTCCTctgaaaagagagaggagaagaaggggaaagagaagagctGGTACATTGCAGACATCTTCACGGACGAAAGCGAGGACGAGAAGGAGGAGTACCTGGCCAGCGGGCTGCGGGCAGGGGAGGCCTGCGAGGCCCCCAGGGTGGACGCCCTCCAGGAGAGGGAGGACGGGAGGGAGCTGCCCGTGGCCGACAGGCACAGGAAGTGCCCCTCCGACAGGCCCCACGAGAAGCCCCGGGACAAGGAAcccaaagagaagaggaaggacagGGGTGCCCCCGAAGCAGGCAGAGACAAGAAGGAGAAGGCCTTGGAGAAGcacagagagaagagggacaaGGACCGCAAGGACCGGGTCCTGGCCGACGCCACCCAGGAGAGGCGAAGCAGGCAGAGGCCACCCGAGAAGGTGGAGAGGAAGCATCCCGGGGAGGACAGGGCCAAGGGCAAGCACAAGGAGAAGCCGGACCGGGAGCGGAGGGCCTCGCGGGGCGCAGAGGCGGAGCGCAGCCTGCTGGAGCGGCTGGAGGAGGAGGCGctgcaggagggcagggaggaggcgcACGACAAAGCCAGCGAGGGCTCCTCTGACAGCTTTGCAGACCGCGGCCCCGAGCCCGGCCTGAGCGCCCTCCTAGAGGTGTCCTTCTCAGAGCCGCTGGAGGACAAGGCCCGGGAGGGCCCCTGCCTGGcggagaggctgagggagaaggagcGGCACCggcactcctcctcctcctccaagaaGAGCCACGAACGCGAGCGGGCCAAGAAGGAGAAGGCCGAGAGGAAGGAGAAGGCCGAGGACTACAAGGACGGGGGCAGGAGGGAGCCCGGCCAGTACGAGAAGGACTTCCTGGACGCCGAGGCCTATGGCATCACCTACGCTGTGAAGGTGGACGGCGAGGAGGAGCTGGACAAGGCCACCGACGGGTTttctgagaagagagagaggagcgaGCCCGAGAGGGAGCCTCCCAAGAAAGTGGAGAAGGAGCTGAAGCCTTTCGGGTCCAGTGCCCTCGGCTCcctgaaggagaagaggaggagggagaagcacAGGGAGCGGTGGCGGGAGGAGAAGGACAAGCACAGGGACAGGCACCACAAGGAGGAGCCGCGGCCCACCGTCCGGGACAAGgagaagggcagagaggaggCCCTGAAGCTGGGTGAGGCCAAGCCCAAGGAGAAGCCCCGAGAGGGCACAGAGAAGGAGAGGGGCGACCCCACCAAGATCAGCAACGGCATGGACAAGCTCCCGCCACCCAGAGACCCAGGCAAGAAGGACGCCAGGCCCCGGGAGAAGCTGCTGGGGGACGGCGACCTGATGATGACCAGCTTTGAGCGGATGCTGTCGCAAAAGGACCTGGAGATTGAGGAGCGGCACAAGCGGCACAAGGAGCGCATGCGGCAGATGGAGAAGCTGCGGCACAGGTCTGGGGACCCCAGGCTCCGGGAAAAGGCAAAGCCCGCGGATGACACCCGCAAGAAGGGCCTGGATGCCGCGCCCAAGAAGCCCCTGGGGCTGGACCCGCCCTTCAAAGAGAAGAAGGCCAAGGAGTCAGCTGCGACACCACCTGTTCCTGAAAGCAAGCCCCCGCCAGGACTGGGTGCCGAGGCCAAAGACTGGTCAGCAGGGCCGCCCCTGAAGGAGGCCCTGCCCGCCTCGCCCCGGCCCGAGCAGAGCCGGCCCGCCGGGGTGCCCACTCCAACCTCACTGGTGTCAGGTCCCAGCTACGAGGAGCTGCACACGCCCCGGACCCCGTCCTGCAGTGCCGACGACTACCCCGACCTGGTGTTCGACTGTACCGACACCCAGCACCCGCTGCCCACCACCAGCGCCTGCTCCCCCCCGCTCTACGACAGGTTTTCTGTGGCCTCAAGCGGGGCTTCAGAGCACCCGGGCCAGACACCCACGAGGCCCGTCCCCACCAACCTGTACCGCTCCATCTCCGTGGACATCAGGAGAACCCCTGAGGAGGAGTTCAGTGTGGGGGACAAGCTGTTCAGACAGCAGAGTGTTCCTGCCGCCTCCAGCTTCGACTCTCCCGGCCAGCACTTGATGGAGGACAAGGCTGCCCTGCCACCTGTTCCAGCAGAGAAGTTTGCCTGCCTGTCCCCTGGCTACTACTCCCCTGACTACGGCCTCCCCTCACCCAAAGCGGCCACGGTCAGCAGCGCACCTTCCCCAGAGGCCGTGTTCCCTGGCCTACCAGCCAAGCCCTCCCCTGCCACTAGGGGCGACCTCTTGGCCCCAGCCATCGAGGGGGCCCTGCCCCCGGACCTGGGCCTTCCTCTGGACGCCACAGAGGACCAGCAGGCCACAGCAGCCATCATCCCTCCGGAGCCCAGCTACCTGGAGCCCTTGGACGAGGGCCCCTTCAACGCTGTCATCACCGAGGAGCCGGTCGAGTGGGCCCATCCTGCCGCGGAGCAGGCCCTTTCCTCCACCTTGGTGGCCAGTGCCTCTGAAAACCCCGTCAGCTGGCCCGTGGGCTCCGACCTTCTGCTGAAGTCTCCACAGAGGTTCCCAGAGTCCCCCAAACACTTCTGTCCTGCAGAGACCCTGCATACCACTGTCCCAGGGCCCTTCAGCACCTCAGAGCCCCCGTACCCCGTATCCCCCGGCTCCTACCCCTTGCCCGCCACCGAACCGGGCCTGGAGGAGGTCAAAGACGACGGGGCGGGAGCCATCTCTGTGGCCGTCTCCACCACAGAAGGGGCCACTGCGTATGCCACCCCTGCCAGACTGGAGTCTTTCTTCAGTGGCTGCAAGTCACTTCCTGAGGCACCCCTTGACGTGGCCCCTGAGCCCACGTGTGTCACCACGGTGACCCAAGTGGAGGCTCTGGGGACCCTGGAAAGCAGCTTCCTGGACGGTGGCCACAGCCTGTCTGCCCTCAGCCAGGGCGAACCAGTGCCCTGGCATGACGCCTTCACCAGCCCCGAGGATGACCTGGACCTGGGGCCCTTCTCGCTGCCCGATCTCCCCCTCCAGCCCAAAGACTCCTCAGACGTCGAGACTGAGCCCGTGGAAGGGAGTCCCGTCCCACCAGAGGAGAGCGCCCCTGGGGCTGAGGGGCAGCCCATACTGCCTCCTGACCAGGCCTCTCCCCCACTTCCCGCCGAGTCTGAGCCCTCAGAGGAGCCAAAGCTGGACGTGGTTCTCGAAGCCGCGGTGGAGGCAGAGACTGTGGCAGGCGAGAGGACCCCCGAGGTCTTGGACTCTGGCTCGGCACTGGCCCCCGGCCCTCCCGAACAGTGTCCCCTGGGGGGCGGAGCTGAGGAGACCAAGACTGAGGACCCCTCCGCCACTCCCCATCATGCACCCGACGGCCCTGCCACCGATGGCATGGCACAGACGCCTGACAGTGCTGAGGTCACCCCTGCTGCCGTCCCTGTGGAGGGGCCCCCAGGCAGCCTCCAGCCAGAAGCTACGGATCCAGAGCCCAAGCCCACGGCCGAGCCCCCGAAAGCCCCCAAGGTGGAGGAGGTCCCTCAGCGCATGACCAGGAACCGCGCTCAGATGCTGGCCAGCCAGAGCAAGCAGAGCACACCTCCTACGGATAAGGAGCCCGCCCCCACGCCCACCCCAGCTGCCAGGGCCAAAGGCCGTGCCTCTGAGGAGGAGGATGCCCAGGCCCAGCACCCCCGCAAGCGCCGCTTCCAGCGCTCCagccagcagctgcagcagcagctgAACACAAGCACGCAGCAGACGCGGGAGGTCATCCAGCAGACACTGGCCGCCATTGTGGACGCCATCAAGCTGGACGACATTGAGCCCTACCACAGCGACAGGTCCAACCCCTACTTCGAGTACCTCCAGATCCGAAAGAAGATTGAGGAGAAGCGCAAGATCCTCTGCTACATCACGCCCCAGGCGCCCCAGTGCTACGCCGAGTACGTCACCTACACCGGGTCCTACCTCCTGGACGGCAAGCCGCTCAGCAAGCTGCACATCCCTGTG ATGCCCTCCGGCCCGCCCCAGCCTTGCCTTCTCTGCCAGTTCCTTCCATGGTCGGAGCAGGCACCACACATCTGCCCAGGTCCTGTGCACCCTGCGGGTTTTTTGTGTGCCAGCTCTGGGAGCCTGGCCTCCAATTCCTAA